One window of the Colletotrichum destructivum chromosome 4, complete sequence genome contains the following:
- a CDS encoding Putative tetratricopeptide repeat protein: MASMDLTRRDVNVLDKIKDPESDPSTNVMLDPSLPRDPHITNTSVYERVIQKEREIILSMQQLELQLAGLRPKTVAEPVQEYKGLLSKLDNFIEEYPNYASLRNNRVQALRRLYGDTMLLAGAPATPQRLIQSPEPAEATRHARIALEDIDMSIALLTPRTVFGAMSPQAAKTLSLTYTQRAAIYHTSAKLMDDHAVQVEESRREARWTKLEFEEAASHDFAFGGRYGNEIAKGLAVSTNPTAKLCGQMVREAMKKEYGPSYAE, from the coding sequence ATGGCTTCCATGGACCTGACCCGACGCGATGTCAATGTACTTGACAAGATCAAGGACCCCGAGTCCGACCCTTCGACCAACGTCATGCTAGACCCGTCCCTGCCCCGAGACCCTCACATCACCAACACGTCCGTCTACGAACGTGTCATCCAGAAGGAACGCGAAATCATCCTGTCCATGCAGCAGCTCGAACTTCAGTTGGCAGGATTGAGGCCGAAGACCGTGGCCGAACCCGTGCAGGAGTACAAGGGCCTCCTCTCGAAGCTCGACAACTTTATAGAGGAATATCCCAACTACGCCAGCTTGAGAAACAACCGTGTGCAGGCATTGAGGCGACTGTATGGCGACACTATGCTGTTGGCAGGAGCGCCGGCTACACCTCAACGACTCATCCAGAGCCCCGAGCCAGCCGAAGCGACCCGGCATGCGAGAATTGCACTAGAAGACATCGATATGTCTATTGCTCTCCTCACGCCGCGCACCGTATTTGGCGCCATGTCGCCGCAGGCCGCTAAGACGCTGTCTCTCACGTACACGCAGCGGGCTGCCATCTATCACACCTCGGCAAAGCTGATGGACGACCACGCTGTGCAGGTTGAAGAATCTCGGCGTGAAGCGAGATGGACGAAGCTCGAgttcgaggaggcggcctcGCACGACTTTGCCTTTGGCGGGAGGTATGGCAACGAGATTGCCAAGGGGCTGGCGGTGAGCACGAACCCGACTGCGAAGCTGTGCGGGCAAATGGTTCGGGAGGCGATGAAGAAGGAGTATGGGCCGTCGTATGCCGAGTAA
- a CDS encoding Putative von Willebrand factor, type A, TFIIH C1-like domain, TFIIH subunit Ssl1/p44, with protein sequence MADSDGEYHGLSDDDLQVTNGRGADSSKGRGKKGKGGHTKARWEDVKRSWEEVTEGADGSLAVGASLEAEKRRRLLRDTTPLQRGIIRHLILVLDMSFAMTEKDMLPNRYRVAWAYAADFVKEYFEQNPISQLAIIGMRDGVAIRISDMSGNPTDHLEKLKTFEGQDPSGNPSLQNALEMCRGALFHAPSHGTREVLIVFGALLSSDPGDIHDTITSLIADRIRVSIVGLAAQVAICAELCSRTNAGDDTQYSVCMNDAHFRDLLLAATTPPVTRTAAQSTASLLMMGFPSRTLAQGEATAVCACHNKPAREGYLCTRCGTRVCRLPIECPACSLTLILSTHLARSYHHLFPLRNWVEVLWAEAIKSKACYSCLTTFPEPPRASRKKDKDKDSDGVPTTTPVASTPVIASDLKGVSESGRYGCTVCGNHFCIDCDVYAHEVIHNCPGCQSDTRGAPMEVVTETNGTNTHQTNGTAMVLDS encoded by the exons ATGGCCGACTCCGACGGCGAGTACCATGGGCTGTCCGATGACGACCTCCAAGTAACCAACGGCAGGGGCGCAGACAGCAGCAAGGGGCGCggcaagaaggggaagggtGGCCACACAAAGGCGCGATGGGAGGACGTCAAACGAAGCTGGGAAGAAGTCACAGAAGGCGCGGACGGAAGTCTGGCGGTTGGCGCgagcctcgaggccgagaagaggCGGAGACTGCTCCGGGACACGACGCCGCTGCAGCGTGGCATCATCAGACATCTGATCCTGGTGCTAGATATGTCTTTCGCCATGACAGAAAAGGACATGCTGCCGAACCGCTATCGCGTCGCCTGGgcctacgccgccgactttgtCAAGGAGTACTTTGAGCAGAACCCCATCTCGCAGCTGGCCATAATTGGCATGCGGGACGGCGTCGCGATCCGAATCAGCGACATGAGCGGCAACCCGACCGATCACctggagaagctcaagaCATTCGAGGGACAAGATCCGTCAGGCAACCCAAGTCTGCAGAATGCGCTCGAGATGTGCCGCGGCGCGCTATT CCACGCACCTTCCCACGGCACGCGCGAAGTGCTCATCGTATTCGGCGCTCTCCTATCCTCCGATCCGGGCGACATTCACGACACAATAACTTCCCTCATCGCCGACCGAATCCGCGTGTCCATCGTAGGCCTCGCAGCACAGGTCGCCATCTGCGCTGAGCTATGCTCTCGCAccaacgccggcgatgacACGCAGTACAGCGTGTGCATGAACGATGCCCACTTCCGAgacctcctccttgccgccacgacgccgcccgtCACGCGGACCGCCGCCCAGAGTACCGCCTCGCTGCTCATGATGGGCTTCCCCTCGCGTACCCTCGCGCAGGGCGAGGCTACCGCCGTGTGCGCCTGCCACAACAAGCCCGCCCGCGAGGGTTACCTCTGCACGCGTTGTGGCACGCGCGTATGTCGCTTGCCCATCGAGTGTCCCGCCTGCAGCCTGACCCTCATCCTGTCAACGCATCTCGCACGCTCGTACCACCACCTCTTCCCGCTGAGGAATTGGGTCGAGGTGCTCTGGGCCGAAGCCATTAAATCAAAAGCCTGCTACTCGTGTCTGACGACGTTTCCCGAACCGCCCAGGGCGAGCAGGAaaaaggacaaggacaaggatAGCGACGGGGTGCCCACAACGACACCAgtggcgtcgacgccagTGATCGCGTCGGACCTCAAGGGCGTCAGTGAGAGTGGACGGTACGGCTGCACGGTGTGTGGCAACCACTTCTGTATTGACTGTGATGTCTACGCACATGAGGTAATTCACAACTGTCCTGGGTGCCAGAGTGACACCCGCGGGGCGCCGATGGAGGTGGTAACGGAGACAAACGGGACAAATACGCACCAGACGAACGGGACGGCAATGGTGTTGGATTCGTGA
- a CDS encoding Putative glyoxalase/Bleomycin resistance protein/Dihydroxybiphenyl dioxygenase, which yields MSPSAITDSPPQNAAYPASTDLGDGLAVQHPPPNFQGYDHVTWWVGNAKQAAAYYTTLFGFKTVAYKGLETGSRYIASYAVANKGVRFVFTSPVRSLAHLPEDDPISDAERELLREIHAHLEKHGDAVKDVAFEVDNVEAVYAKAVQGGAIAVQPPAVIKDKEHGDVLTAVIRTYGDTTHTLIARGGYRGPFLPGFRAAKPATATVTLPDVPLARIDHCVGNQSWNEMVAACAFYEQCLSFHRFWSVDDSQISTEFSALNSIVMASSNNLVKMPINEPAPGKKKSQIEEYVVFNSGAGVQHIALLTHDIIATVSAMRARGVEFIAVPSTYYDTMRHRLKTERRNWELKEDLATIEALNILIDYDEQGYLLQLFTKPLMDRPTVFIEIIQRNHFEGFGAGNFKSLFEAIEREQAERGNL from the coding sequence ATGTCCCCTTCTGCTATCACAGACTCCCCGCCACAGAACGCCGCGTACCCGGCATCAACAGACCTCGGCGATGGACTCGCAGTGCAGCACCCGCCGCCCAACTTCCAGGGCTACGACCACGTAACCTGGTGGGTGGGCAACGCCAAGCAGGCCGCCGCATACTACACCACTCTCTTCGGCTTCAAAACCGTCGCGTACAAGGGCCTTGAGACGGGCAGCAGGTACATCGCCTCGTACGCCGTCGCCAACAAGGGCGTACGCTTCGTCTTCACATCCCCTGTGCGCTCTCTCGCCCATCTACCCGAGGACGATCCCATCTCCGACGCGGAGCGCGAGCTCCTGCGCGAGATTCACGCCCACCTCGAGAAGCacggcgatgccgtcaaGGATGTCGccttcgaggtcgacaaCGTTGAAGCCGTCTACGCCAAGGCCGTCCAGGGgggcgccatcgccgttCAGCCGCCCGCCGTtatcaaggacaaggagcaCGGCGACGTGCTGACGGCCGTCATCCGCACCTACGGCGACACTACTCACACGCTCATCGCCCGTGGCGGCTACCGCGGGCCCTTTCTCCCGGGCTTCCGCGCCGCCAAGCCCGCGACCGCCACCGTTACCCTCCCCGACGTGCCCCTGGCCCGTATCGACCACTGCGTCGGCAACCAGTCGTGGAACGAGATGGTGGCCGCCTGCGCCTTTTATGAGCAGTGCCTGTCGTTCCACCGCTTCTGGTCCGTCGACGACTCGCAGATCAGCACCGAGTTCTCGGCCCTCAACTCCATCGTCATGGCGTCCTCCAACAACCTCGTCAAGATGCCCATCAACGAGCCCGCCCcgggcaagaagaagtcCCAGATCGAGGAGTACGTCGTCTTCAACtcgggcgccggcgtccagcATATCGCCCTGCTGACGCATgacatcatcgccaccgtctcggccatgcgcgcccgcggcgtcgagTTTATCGCCGTCCCCTCGACCTACTACGACACCATGCGCCACCGCCTCAAGACGGAGAGGCGGAACTGGGAGCTCAAGGAGGATCTCGCCACCATCGAGGCCCTCAACATTCTCATCGACTATGACGAGCAGGGCTACCTGTTGCAGCTCTTTACCAAGCCGCTGATGGACCGGCCGACTGTGTTTATCGAGATCATTCAGCGCAACCACTTTGAGGGTTTCGGTGCTGGCAACTTCAAGAGCCTGTTTGAGGCCATTGAgcgcgagcaggccgagcgGGGGAACTTGTAA